Proteins from one Romboutsia sp. CE17 genomic window:
- the galU gene encoding UTP--glucose-1-phosphate uridylyltransferase GalU — MTVKKAIIPAAGLGTRFLPATKSQPKEMLPIVDKPTLQYIIEEAIESGIEEILIITGRNKKSIEDHFDKSVELELELEQKGKLEMLEMVRDISNMVNIHYIRQKEPKGLGHAIYCAKSFIGNEPFAVLLGDDIVDAEVPCLKQLINTYDEYKTSILGVQEVAKEDTNKYGILDVRHIEDRVYKVKDMVEKPNVDEAPSNIAILGRYIITPEIFNILETQAPGKGGEIQLTDALKTLATQEAIYAYNFEGRRYDVGDKLGFLEATIDFALKRDNLKDDLLEFIKTKVEK; from the coding sequence ATGACAGTAAAAAAAGCTATTATACCTGCAGCTGGATTGGGTACTAGATTTTTACCAGCAACGAAATCACAACCAAAGGAGATGCTGCCTATTGTAGATAAACCTACATTACAATATATAATAGAAGAAGCTATAGAATCGGGAATAGAAGAAATACTTATAATAACAGGTAGAAATAAAAAGTCTATAGAAGATCATTTTGATAAGTCTGTAGAATTAGAGTTAGAATTAGAACAAAAAGGTAAATTAGAAATGTTAGAAATGGTAAGAGATATATCTAACATGGTTAATATACATTATATAAGACAAAAAGAACCAAAAGGCTTAGGGCATGCTATATATTGTGCAAAGAGCTTTATAGGAAATGAACCATTTGCAGTATTATTAGGTGACGATATAGTGGATGCAGAAGTTCCTTGTTTAAAGCAATTAATAAATACTTATGATGAATATAAAACTTCTATATTAGGAGTTCAAGAAGTTGCAAAAGAAGATACTAATAAGTATGGTATATTAGATGTAAGACATATAGAAGACAGAGTATATAAAGTAAAAGATATGGTAGAAAAACCAAATGTTGATGAAGCACCATCAAATATAGCAATATTAGGTAGATATATAATAACACCAGAGATATTTAATATACTTGAAACTCAAGCTCCTGGAAAAGGTGGAGAAATACAACTTACAGATGCATTAAAAACTTTAGCTACACAAGAAGCTATATATGCTTACAACTTCGAAGGAAGAAGATATGATGTAGGTGATAAATTAGGATTCTTAGAAGCTACAATAGATTTTGCATTAAAGAGAGATAACTTAAAAGATGACCTTTTAGAATTTATAAAAACTAAAGTTGAAAAGTAA